In Vicinamibacteria bacterium, the genomic window CGCTCTCCCAGCAGGGGAACGGCCATGACCGCGGTGAAGACCGGTGTGAGCGAGAGCAGCGGGATGGTTCGGCTCAATGGGGATATCTTCACCGAGTGAATGAATCCCAGGCTTCCGGCAAAGTTCAGCACGAGCGCACCCAGACCTGGCGCGAGGTAGCCGACCGTGGGTCGTCCCGTCCCGTAGAGAGCCACGAGGGTTCCGGTCAGGGGAACGGCGCCGAGCGACATGAAGAAGACGAGCGCGAGGGGGTCGAGTCGTCCAGCGAGCATCTTTCGGACGAGATCGAGGCACGCGAAGGCGAGCCCCGAGAGGATCATGTAGATGAGATGAAGGGAGAACAATCGACCAGAGCGTCTCCGCGCTGACCAGACTACCTCTCGGGAAGCTCGAAGCTCTCGAGCTGGGTCCGGACGCGCTCGAGGAACCGAAACCCGGTGGAACCGTCGATGATTCGATGATCGAACGTCAGGGCCAGGATCATGATGGGGCGAATCGCGATCGCGTCGTCCACCACGACGGGCTTCTTCTGGACCGCGCCCAGGCCGAGGATCGCTACTTGGGGCTGGGCTATCATCGGCGTTCCCATCAGGCCACCGAACATCCCCGGGCTCGTCATCGTGAAAGTCGCTCCATGCACATCGCCCGGCTCGAGCCCCGGCCTCCGCGCCTTTTCCGCGAGCCGATGAATCGAGTGGGCCAGCCCGATGAAGCTCTGTTCGTCGGCGTCGTGCACGACCGGAACGATGACGCCCTCCTCGAGAGTGATGGCAATTCCGAGATGAATGCGTTTCTTCAGCGCGATTTGATCGCCCACCACCGAGGCGTTGAA contains:
- a CDS encoding dihydrolipoamide acetyltransferase family protein: MESPPKFSPAVRSLASELGVSLQELDAVRGGGRSGRITKRDVERYAASRASAGAATTPALASRYAYKPEAEDELVPMSAIRRQIAEHMVSSQQISAQVTSFSECDIHRIVRYRDEHGAAFEQAEGVPLCYLPFVAEATVRALKAFPIFNASVVGDQIALKKRIHLGIAITLEEGVIVPVVHDADEQSFIGLAHSIHRLAEKARRPGLEPGDVHGATFTMTSPGMFGGLMGTPMIAQPQVAILGLGAVQKKPVVVDDAIAIRPIMILALTFDHRIIDGSTGFRFLERVRTQLESFELPER